The following DNA comes from Burkholderia sp. HI2500.
GCGGCGCTCGCACCGAAACACGTGTTCGTGCCCGACAACGCGACGGGCGACGGTGATCTCGGCCGGCGCTACGCGGCGGCCGCCGGCGCGAGCGTCGCGACCCACGTCGTCGAGATCGATGCGAAGCACGTCGGCGCGTATGCGCAGGCCGGGCGCGCGTTTGCCACCCGTGCGCTGCCCGACGTGATCCTGCTCGCGCAGAACGCGGTCGACGCGAAGCTGCCGTTCGTCGGTACGGGCGAACGGCTGGCCGCCGACTTCATCCGCCCGGCGCACGACGCCGCGCAACCATACCGCGATCTCGGCCTCGACGAAATCGACGCGGCCCAGGTCGCGCTCGAGGAAGCCGATTTCATCGTATCGGCCGGCAACGGCGTGTCCGACATCGGCGCGTTCGAGCGGCTGGCCGGCGCATTCGGCGCGGCGATCGGCGCAAGCCGCGTCGCGGTCGACAACGGCCACTTCACGCGCGACAAGCAGGTCGGTGCGACCGGCAAGACGGTCGAGGCGAGCGTCTACATCGCGTTCGGCATCTCGGGCGCGGTGCAGCACCTGCAGGGGATCAAGGATTGCCGCCACGTGATCGCGGTGAACCTCGACGGCAGCGCGCCGATCGCGAAGCGCGCGAACCTGACGGTGGTCGGCGACGCGCAGGGCACGATTGCCGCACTGATCGAACAGGTGCAGGCCGCGCGCGCCGCGCGTGGCGAATCGCCGGCCGCGGTCGGCACCCGTGAACCGGAAGGAGTCGCTGCATGAACGCCCCCCGCCAGTTGCAACGCATCGCGGTGCTCGTGTCCGTCGGCCGCCATCCGGTCAGCGGTGTCGCGC
Coding sequences within:
- a CDS encoding electron transfer flavoprotein subunit alpha/FixB family protein — its product is MNTIKRIDPRRPFIITAAGLKRITLGEEGSADANAVHGFAHGHGAAAAKPRRAVQDPKHVMLVVAHSERGALDDHSRQAIAAAALLADAQTEVALLAFGELKDDVAELGVDKLLELAGFDRRTFDPESELQALQACVAALAPKHVFVPDNATGDGDLGRRYAAAAGASVATHVVEIDAKHVGAYAQAGRAFATRALPDVILLAQNAVDAKLPFVGTGERLAADFIRPAHDAAQPYRDLGLDEIDAAQVALEEADFIVSAGNGVSDIGAFERLAGAFGAAIGASRVAVDNGHFTRDKQVGATGKTVEASVYIAFGISGAVQHLQGIKDCRHVIAVNLDGSAPIAKRANLTVVGDAQGTIAALIEQVQAARAARGESPAAVGTREPEGVAA